The following coding sequences are from one Hydrogenobacter hydrogenophilus window:
- the nadC gene encoding carboxylating nicotinate-nucleotide diphosphorylase, with protein MPEHFAEELLKNFLKEDIATGDITTEGVCRGEKAIGTIKAKEEGMLAGMPFAIRVFELLGDVKVIYAKTDGESFQKGETLMTLEGPAEVLLKGERTALNILQRLSGIATLTNKIVKELKGTNIELLDTRKTTPGFRYFEKYAVKVGGGKNHRFGLYDMVLIKDNHKKVAGSLREAVRRVKQMVGPAYRVEVEVESLEELSEALSCEVDVVMLDNFSPKDVRRAVELVKGKVKVEVSGNITPENIKEYAIEGVNYISCGFITHSAKWIDMSMKIERCGDEGI; from the coding sequence ATGCCAGAACACTTTGCGGAAGAACTGCTAAAAAACTTTCTTAAGGAAGACATAGCCACAGGTGACATAACTACAGAGGGTGTGTGTAGAGGAGAAAAGGCTATAGGTACCATAAAAGCCAAAGAGGAGGGTATGCTTGCTGGAATGCCTTTTGCTATAAGGGTTTTTGAACTTCTCGGAGATGTTAAAGTTATTTATGCAAAAACTGACGGAGAGAGCTTTCAAAAAGGAGAAACTCTAATGACCCTTGAAGGTCCTGCAGAGGTCCTGTTGAAGGGGGAAAGAACCGCTTTAAACATACTTCAGAGGTTAAGTGGGATAGCCACACTGACCAATAAGATAGTTAAAGAGCTTAAAGGTACAAACATTGAGCTCTTGGATACAAGGAAGACTACACCCGGTTTTAGGTACTTTGAAAAGTACGCGGTAAAAGTAGGTGGTGGTAAAAACCATCGCTTCGGACTGTATGACATGGTTTTAATAAAGGATAACCACAAAAAGGTTGCAGGTAGCTTAAGGGAGGCGGTAAGAAGAGTAAAGCAGATGGTAGGACCGGCCTATAGAGTAGAGGTGGAGGTAGAGAGTTTAGAAGAACTCTCAGAAGCTCTGAGCTGTGAGGTAGATGTGGTTATGCTTGATAATTTTAGCCCAAAGGATGTCAGAAGAGCAGTGGAATTGGTAAAGGGTAAAGTCAAAGTGGAAGTTTCTGGCAACATAACGCCCGAGAACATAAAGGAGTATGCAATAGAAGGAGTCAATTACATATCATGCGGTTTTATAACTCATTCTGCAAAATGGATTGATATGAGCATGAAGATAGAAAGGTGTGGAGACGAGGGGATTTGA